One Amycolatopsis thermophila DNA segment encodes these proteins:
- a CDS encoding M3 family metallopeptidase, with protein sequence MTPDNPFSQASDLPHGLPPFDRITDEHFGPAFEAGLAEHAAEIEAIAANPEPATFENTIVALDTSGRLLQRVSSVFFNLTSSDTNPARQELQAEIAPKLAAHSDAIHLNPALFARVRDLYERRDQLGLDEESAWLLERTYTDFQRAGAGLDPAQQDKLRALNEELSTLSTRFQENLLRDTNDLAVLVEDRAELAGLSEGTIAAAREAAASRGAEGYLLTLNLPTSQPLLSSLENRALRERLFTASISRGNRGNDNDNTAVLARIVQLRAQRAALLGHPNHAAYVISDETARTAEAAVGLLERLAPVAVANARRDAEELQSYLEKDHPGAELEPWDWAFYAERVRKARFDLDDATLRPYFELDRVVRDGVLFAANQLYGLTFTERHDLPVYHPDVRVFEVFDADGSPLGLFLGDYYTRDSKRGGAWMNTFVDQSGLLGERPVVVNNLNIAKPPAGEPTLCTFDEVTTLFHEFGHALHALLSDVRYPKFSGTNVPRDFVEYPSQVNEMWMLWPEVLAHYAKHVETGEPLPERLVRRLEESAQYGQPFATTEYLAASLLDQAWHGLGTEDAVGDVASFEAAALEKAGVAVPAIPPRYRSTYFAHVFSGGYSAGYYSYIWSEVLDADTVEWFRENGGLTRANGDHFRRTLLSRGGSGDPMAFFRAFRGRDPEIAPLLARRGLTGA encoded by the coding sequence ATGACACCGGACAACCCGTTCTCGCAGGCGAGCGACCTGCCCCACGGTCTGCCCCCGTTCGACCGGATCACCGACGAGCACTTCGGCCCCGCGTTCGAGGCCGGGCTGGCCGAGCACGCCGCCGAGATCGAGGCGATCGCCGCCAACCCGGAGCCGGCGACCTTCGAGAACACGATCGTCGCGCTGGACACCTCCGGCCGCCTCCTGCAGCGCGTGTCGTCGGTGTTCTTCAACCTGACCTCCTCCGACACCAACCCCGCGCGGCAGGAGCTGCAGGCCGAGATCGCGCCCAAGCTCGCCGCGCACTCCGATGCCATCCACCTCAACCCGGCGCTGTTCGCCCGCGTCCGCGACCTCTACGAGCGGCGCGACCAGCTGGGCCTGGACGAGGAGTCGGCCTGGCTGCTGGAGCGCACCTACACCGACTTCCAGCGCGCCGGCGCCGGCCTCGACCCCGCCCAGCAGGACAAGCTGCGCGCGCTGAACGAGGAACTGTCCACGCTGAGCACCCGGTTCCAGGAGAACCTGCTGCGCGACACCAACGACCTCGCGGTGCTGGTCGAGGACCGGGCCGAGCTGGCCGGGCTGTCCGAGGGCACCATCGCCGCCGCGCGGGAGGCGGCCGCCTCCCGCGGCGCGGAGGGCTACCTGCTCACCCTGAACCTGCCCACCTCCCAGCCGCTGCTGTCGTCGCTGGAGAACCGTGCGCTGCGGGAGAGGCTGTTCACCGCCTCGATCTCGCGCGGCAACCGCGGCAACGACAACGACAACACCGCCGTGCTGGCGCGGATCGTGCAGCTGCGCGCCCAGCGGGCCGCGCTCCTGGGCCACCCGAACCACGCCGCGTACGTGATCTCCGACGAGACCGCCCGCACCGCCGAGGCCGCGGTCGGCCTGCTCGAGCGGCTCGCGCCGGTGGCCGTGGCCAACGCCCGCCGGGACGCCGAAGAGCTGCAGAGCTACCTGGAGAAGGACCACCCGGGCGCCGAGCTCGAGCCGTGGGACTGGGCCTTCTACGCCGAGCGCGTCCGCAAGGCGCGCTTCGACCTCGACGACGCCACCCTGCGGCCCTACTTCGAACTGGACCGCGTGGTGCGCGACGGTGTGCTGTTCGCCGCCAACCAGCTGTACGGGCTGACCTTCACCGAGCGGCACGACCTGCCCGTCTACCACCCCGACGTGCGCGTGTTCGAGGTCTTCGACGCCGACGGCAGCCCCCTGGGCCTGTTCCTCGGCGACTACTACACGCGCGACTCCAAGCGCGGCGGCGCGTGGATGAACACGTTCGTCGACCAGTCCGGGCTGCTGGGCGAGCGGCCGGTGGTGGTGAACAACCTCAACATCGCCAAGCCCCCGGCGGGCGAGCCGACGCTGTGCACGTTCGACGAGGTCACCACCCTGTTCCACGAGTTCGGGCACGCGCTGCACGCGCTGCTGTCCGACGTGCGGTACCCGAAGTTCTCCGGCACCAACGTGCCGCGCGACTTCGTCGAGTACCCGTCGCAGGTCAACGAGATGTGGATGCTGTGGCCGGAGGTGCTGGCCCACTACGCCAAGCACGTCGAGACCGGCGAGCCGCTGCCGGAGCGCCTGGTGCGGCGGCTGGAGGAGTCCGCGCAGTACGGGCAGCCCTTCGCCACCACCGAGTACCTCGCGGCGTCCCTGCTCGACCAGGCCTGGCACGGGCTGGGCACCGAGGACGCGGTCGGCGACGTCGCCTCGTTCGAGGCCGCGGCGCTGGAGAAGGCCGGGGTGGCGGTCCCGGCGATCCCGCCGCGCTACCGCAGCACCTACTTCGCGCACGTCTTCAGCGGCGGCTACTCGGCCGGGTACTACTCCTACATCTGGAGCGAGGTGCTCGACGCCGACACCGTGGAGTGGTTCCGGGAGAACGGCGGCCTGACCCGCGCCAACGGTGACCACTTCCGGCGCACCCTGCTCTCGCGCGGCGGCAGCGGCGACCCGATGGCGTTCTTCCGCGCCTTCCGCGGCCGCGACCCGGAGATCGCGCCGCTGCTGGCCCGGCGCGGCCTGACCGGCGCCTGA
- a CDS encoding YbfB/YjiJ family MFS transporter yields MPGEPVWQAARLSLGTASALGFARFAYGLTVPAMGRDLGWSLADAGVMSTANGLGYLLGALVTAAVAGRMGTAAAFRWGMVLTALALAATAVSGNFAVLLVVRAVAGLTGAVVFIVGGVLASRIAARAVSGTPITVYFAGSGLGIVLSGAAIPALGPHWRLAWLGLGAVAAVAALVSWPAARVAGDGPAASTGRARVTRLWPVAVAYLLFALGYITYITFLSAVLAAHDATVAQVTLVWTALGVAVVVASAMWSGGRGLATLLAVLAAGSALALVSAALPVVLTSAVVYGATFIGVPAAVTTLIKDHTPPADWTATLGAFTTVFAAGQTAGPWLAGVVADRTTPAATVAWTAVLCAAGALVALIPHRGHR; encoded by the coding sequence ATGCCCGGTGAGCCGGTGTGGCAGGCCGCGCGGCTGTCGCTGGGCACCGCCTCGGCCCTGGGTTTCGCGCGGTTCGCCTACGGGCTCACCGTCCCGGCCATGGGCCGCGATCTGGGGTGGAGCCTCGCCGACGCGGGCGTGATGAGCACCGCCAACGGGCTCGGCTACCTCCTCGGTGCGCTGGTCACCGCCGCCGTCGCCGGCCGGATGGGCACCGCGGCCGCGTTCCGCTGGGGCATGGTGCTGACCGCGCTGGCGCTCGCGGCCACCGCGGTCAGCGGGAACTTCGCGGTGCTGCTGGTCGTGCGCGCGGTCGCCGGGTTGACCGGCGCGGTCGTGTTCATCGTCGGCGGCGTGCTGGCGTCGCGGATCGCCGCCCGCGCCGTGTCCGGGACACCCATCACCGTCTACTTCGCCGGCAGCGGGCTCGGGATCGTCCTCAGTGGAGCGGCGATCCCCGCGCTGGGACCGCACTGGCGCCTGGCCTGGCTGGGACTCGGCGCCGTGGCGGCGGTGGCCGCGCTGGTGAGCTGGCCGGCGGCCCGGGTCGCCGGGGACGGCCCCGCCGCCAGCACCGGCCGGGCCCGGGTGACGCGGTTGTGGCCGGTCGCGGTGGCCTACCTGCTGTTCGCCCTCGGCTACATCACCTACATCACGTTCCTGTCCGCCGTGCTCGCCGCCCACGACGCGACGGTCGCCCAGGTGACGCTGGTGTGGACGGCGCTGGGTGTGGCGGTCGTGGTGGCGTCCGCGATGTGGAGCGGCGGCCGGGGGCTGGCGACCCTGCTCGCGGTGCTCGCCGCGGGCTCCGCGCTCGCGCTGGTCTCCGCCGCGCTGCCGGTCGTGCTGACCTCCGCCGTCGTCTACGGGGCGACGTTCATCGGGGTGCCCGCCGCCGTCACGACGCTCATCAAGGACCACACCCCGCCCGCCGACTGGACCGCCACCCTGGGGGCGTTCACCACCGTGTTCGCGGCCGGGCAGACCGCGGGCCCGTGGCTGGCCGGCGTGGTCGCCGACCGCACGACCCCCGCCGCGACCGTGGCCTGGACCGCGGTGCTGTGCGCCGCCGGGGCGTTGGTCGCCCTGATCCCGCACCGCGGCCACCGGTAG
- a CDS encoding malate dehydrogenase, producing the protein MTQAPVNVTVTGAAGQIGYALLFRIASGQLLGPDTPVKLRLLEIPQAVKAAEGTALELEDGAFPLLAGIDIFDDAKQAFAGANVALLVGARPRTKGMERADLLEANGGIFKPQGEAINAGAADDIRVLVVGNPANTNALIAQSHAPDVPAERFTAMTRLDHNRAVAQLAKKLNAPVGEITKLTIWGNHSASQYPDIFHAEVGGRNAAEAVNDEKWLAEEFIPRVAKRGAEIIEARGASSAASAANAAIDHIHDWVLGTPEGDWTSMAVPSDGSYGVPEGLISSFPVRCRDGKYEIVQGLEINEFSRTRIDASVAELAEEREAVKKLGLI; encoded by the coding sequence CACGCCGGTGAAGCTGCGGCTGCTGGAGATCCCGCAGGCGGTCAAGGCGGCCGAGGGCACCGCGCTCGAACTGGAGGACGGCGCGTTCCCGCTGCTGGCGGGCATCGACATCTTCGACGACGCGAAGCAGGCCTTCGCGGGCGCCAACGTCGCTCTGCTGGTGGGTGCGCGTCCGCGCACCAAGGGCATGGAGCGGGCGGACCTGCTGGAGGCCAACGGCGGCATCTTCAAGCCGCAGGGTGAGGCGATCAACGCCGGCGCCGCCGACGACATCCGCGTGCTGGTGGTCGGCAACCCGGCCAACACCAACGCACTGATCGCCCAGTCGCACGCGCCCGACGTGCCGGCCGAGCGGTTCACCGCCATGACCCGCCTGGACCACAACCGCGCCGTCGCCCAGCTGGCCAAGAAGCTGAACGCGCCGGTCGGCGAGATCACGAAGCTGACCATCTGGGGCAACCACTCGGCCAGCCAGTACCCGGACATCTTCCACGCCGAGGTCGGCGGCCGGAACGCCGCCGAGGCCGTGAACGACGAGAAGTGGCTGGCCGAGGAGTTCATCCCGCGCGTGGCCAAGCGCGGCGCCGAGATCATCGAGGCCCGTGGCGCGTCCTCGGCCGCGTCGGCCGCCAACGCCGCCATCGACCACATCCACGACTGGGTGCTGGGCACCCCCGAGGGTGACTGGACCTCGATGGCCGTCCCGTCCGACGGCTCCTACGGTGTCCCGGAGGGCCTGATCTCGTCCTTCCCGGTCCGCTGCCGCGACGGCAAGTACGAGATCGTGCAGGGCCTGGAGATCAACGAGTTCTCCCGCACCCGGATCGACGCGTCGGTCGCCGAGCTGGCCGAGGAGCGCGAGGCCGTGAAGAAGCTCGGCCTCATCTGA